In the genome of uncultured Campylobacter sp., one region contains:
- a CDS encoding penicillin-binding protein 2, with protein MWQRDKSSSVGMIIVMFIFVPAALFVFLAILYFWGSTERKLPRLDVNETNSAIRGAIIAEDNYVAANSVKLYKVSVDARSIDKNKLDLFVRLYCIYTGDSEKRVKSAIEGSGGTTVLSYKIDAKTAVHLKELAYKLNLKKVFVSFIGSNGRLNPPIRMSVSESGEKRSYNVGDSLTPLIGYINKKEVDGITKVSGIKGIEKYYEYYLAPVRDEFIVGPRDIGGNIILERSSKKTGRIDGYNVRLSVPLTLQRKIERLSDEGADNYDAREIVVGIMNSKTGKILSLATNARYDPSNITKNDLKNLNFTASEYAYEVGSIMKPIIFAIAYDAKAVKPGEIINTYNGSYKLGTRTIRDTHPAKQMSGEEIIIHSSNIGMIKISERLEGQAIYDGLMNFGMSQKTGIDLPYEQSGNIPSIKSLNNKIYKATISYGYGAQMTFLQMLNAYTVFNNGGVMISPRLVENLENNGKTYIVNESETRQVISKPTADVIKGILIKTVESGTGRKGRVAGLQIGGKTGTARIAKGGGYSSAYNSSFFGFANDADTSYTIGVLVREPKRGSYYAAQNALPIFKRAVGILIEEGYLKPAADANATQKVEIKDEAVEIKD; from the coding sequence ATGTGGCAAAGAGATAAAAGCTCCTCGGTCGGTATGATTATCGTGATGTTTATATTCGTGCCGGCGGCGCTTTTTGTATTTTTGGCGATTTTATATTTTTGGGGCAGCACTGAGCGCAAGCTACCGCGCCTGGATGTCAATGAAACCAACAGCGCGATCCGCGGCGCGATAATCGCAGAGGATAACTACGTCGCGGCAAATTCCGTCAAACTCTACAAAGTTAGCGTCGATGCGCGCAGCATCGATAAAAACAAGCTTGATCTTTTCGTACGGCTATACTGCATCTACACGGGCGATAGTGAAAAGCGCGTCAAAAGCGCGATCGAGGGCTCTGGCGGCACGACCGTGCTGTCGTATAAAATCGACGCCAAAACCGCCGTGCATCTAAAAGAGCTTGCGTATAAGCTAAATTTAAAAAAGGTATTCGTTAGCTTCATAGGCTCAAACGGCAGGCTAAATCCGCCTATCCGCATGAGCGTGAGCGAAAGCGGCGAGAAGCGCAGCTACAATGTCGGTGATTCGCTCACTCCGTTAATTGGCTATATCAATAAAAAAGAGGTTGATGGTATCACCAAGGTTAGCGGCATCAAAGGGATCGAGAAGTACTATGAGTATTATCTAGCGCCGGTTAGAGATGAGTTTATCGTGGGCCCGCGCGATATCGGCGGCAACATCATTCTAGAGCGCAGCAGCAAAAAAACGGGCAGGATCGACGGCTATAATGTCCGCCTAAGCGTGCCGCTAACGCTGCAAAGAAAGATAGAGCGCCTAAGCGATGAGGGCGCTGATAATTACGATGCGCGAGAAATCGTTGTGGGCATTATGAACTCCAAAACGGGCAAAATTTTATCCCTCGCGACCAATGCCCGCTATGATCCCTCAAATATAACAAAAAACGATCTTAAGAATTTAAATTTTACCGCGAGCGAATACGCCTACGAAGTGGGCTCGATTATGAAGCCGATAATTTTCGCAATTGCCTACGACGCCAAAGCCGTCAAACCGGGCGAGATCATCAATACCTATAACGGCAGCTATAAGCTTGGTACTCGCACGATCCGCGACACGCACCCGGCTAAGCAGATGAGCGGCGAGGAGATCATCATCCACAGCTCAAATATTGGAATGATTAAAATTTCAGAGCGGCTGGAGGGGCAGGCTATTTATGATGGGCTTATGAATTTTGGTATGTCGCAAAAAACGGGTATCGATCTGCCATATGAGCAAAGCGGAAATATACCTAGTATCAAAAGCCTGAATAATAAAATTTACAAAGCCACGATCAGCTACGGCTACGGCGCGCAGATGACTTTCCTTCAGATGCTCAATGCCTATACCGTCTTTAACAACGGCGGCGTCATGATTAGCCCGCGCCTAGTCGAAAATCTAGAAAATAACGGCAAAACTTACATCGTCAACGAAAGCGAAACCCGCCAGGTAATCTCTAAACCTACAGCTGACGTAATCAAAGGAATTTTAATCAAGACAGTCGAGAGCGGCACTGGGCGCAAGGGTCGAGTAGCGGGGCTGCAAATCGGCGGTAAGACGGGCACTGCGCGTATCGCTAAGGGAGGCGGCTATTCGAGCGCCTATAACAGCTCGTTTTTCGGCTTTGCCAACGACGCAGATACCAGCTACACGATCGGCGTTTTGGTGCGCGAGCCTAAAAGGGGCAGCTATTACGCTGCTCAAAACGCGCTGCCGATCTTTAAGCGGGCAGTGGGAATTTTGATAGAGGAGGGCTATCTAAAGCCCGCAGCCGACGCAAACGCTACGCAAAAGGTCGAGATCAAGGATGAAGCAGTTGAAATTAAAGATTAA